In a single window of the Streptomyces cinnabarinus genome:
- a CDS encoding alpha/beta fold hydrolase, with protein MAKVVVVHGIGKQYLGPHTLHGGVAPALRDGMRAAAAPELKPEDIEVAFYGHWFRPAGAKSDDYPWTHRDVTEGLETDLLMAWWQEAARTAPDRVPPPSSAATTKATTPQTVQRALHAISRLLPSRFTDRFLIGILKQVRRYLTEDETRDRVQCSVAEAVTDDTRVLVAHSLGSVIAYEALCAHPEWPVRALVTLGSPLGIPGVVLDRLRPSATWPPVLREWTNICDRADVVALTKELSPLFKSPDGGRVVDVLIDNGSHAHDIVPHLTAAPTGAAVAAGLRP; from the coding sequence ATGGCCAAGGTCGTCGTCGTACACGGCATCGGGAAGCAGTACCTGGGACCGCACACGCTGCACGGGGGAGTGGCGCCGGCGCTGCGGGACGGCATGAGGGCGGCGGCCGCACCGGAGTTGAAGCCCGAGGACATCGAAGTGGCGTTCTACGGCCACTGGTTCCGACCCGCCGGTGCGAAGAGCGACGACTACCCCTGGACGCACCGAGATGTGACCGAGGGCCTGGAAACCGACCTGCTGATGGCGTGGTGGCAGGAGGCGGCCCGCACAGCCCCCGACAGAGTCCCACCACCGTCATCTGCCGCGACGACGAAGGCCACGACCCCGCAGACCGTGCAACGCGCCCTGCACGCGATCAGCCGCCTCCTGCCGTCCCGCTTCACCGACCGCTTCCTCATCGGCATCCTCAAGCAGGTCCGCCGCTACCTCACCGAGGACGAGACCCGTGACCGTGTCCAGTGCAGTGTCGCGGAGGCGGTCACCGACGACACCCGGGTCCTGGTCGCCCACTCCCTCGGCAGCGTCATCGCCTACGAGGCCCTGTGCGCGCACCCCGAGTGGCCGGTGCGCGCCCTGGTGACCCTCGGCTCCCCGCTCGGCATCCCCGGCGTGGTCCTGGACCGCCTGCGCCCGAGCGCGACCTGGCCGCCGGTTCTGCGCGAGTGGACGAACATCTGCGACCGAGCGGACGTAGTGGCCCTGACCAAGGAACTGTCCCCGCTCTTCAAGTCCCCTGACGGCGGCCGTGTGGTGGACGTACTGATCGACAACGGCAGCCACGCCCACGACATCGTCCCCCACCTCACCGCCGCGCCGACCGGAGCCGCCGTAGCAGCCGGACTCCGGCCATGA
- the rpsA gene encoding 30S ribosomal protein S1 — protein MTSSTETTATTPQVAVNDIGNEEAFLAAIDETIKYFNDGDIVDGVIVKVDRDEVLLDIGYKTEGVIPSRELSIKHDVDPNEVVAVGDEIEALVLQKEDKEGRLILSKKRAQYERAWGTIEKIKEEDGIVTGTVIEVVKGGLILDIGLRGFLPASLVEMRRVRDLQPYVGKELEAKIIELDKNRNNVVLSRRAWLEQTQSEVRQTFLTTLQKGQVRSGVVSSIVNFGAFVDLGGVDGLVHVSELSWKHIDHPSEVVEVGQEVTVEVLDVDMDRERVSLSLKATQEDPWQQFARTHQIGQVVPGKVTKLVPFGAFVRVDEGIEGLVHISELAERHVEIPEQVVQVNDEIFVKVIDIDLERRRISLSLKQANESFGADPASVEFDPTLYGMAASYDDQGNYIYPEGFDPETNDWLEGYEKQREEWERQYAEAQTRFEQHQQQVIKSREADAAAAAEGGDAAGAAPAASGGSYSSEGPDNSGALASDEALAALREKLAGGQS, from the coding sequence ATGACGAGCAGCACCGAGACCACCGCCACCACCCCGCAGGTTGCGGTCAACGACATCGGTAACGAGGAAGCCTTCCTCGCCGCTATCGACGAGACGATCAAGTACTTCAACGATGGCGACATCGTCGACGGCGTCATCGTCAAGGTTGACCGGGACGAGGTTCTCCTCGACATCGGTTACAAGACCGAAGGTGTCATCCCGAGCCGCGAGCTCTCGATCAAGCACGACGTCGACCCCAACGAGGTCGTCGCCGTCGGTGACGAGATCGAGGCCCTGGTCCTCCAGAAGGAGGACAAGGAAGGCCGCCTGATCCTCTCGAAGAAGCGTGCCCAGTACGAGCGCGCCTGGGGCACCATCGAGAAGATCAAGGAAGAGGACGGCATCGTCACCGGTACCGTCATCGAGGTCGTCAAGGGTGGTCTCATCCTCGACATCGGCCTCCGCGGCTTCCTCCCGGCCTCCCTGGTCGAGATGCGCCGCGTCCGCGACCTCCAGCCCTACGTGGGCAAGGAGCTCGAGGCGAAGATCATCGAGCTGGACAAGAACCGCAACAACGTGGTCCTGTCCCGCCGTGCCTGGCTGGAGCAGACCCAGTCCGAGGTGCGCCAGACGTTCCTCACCACCCTTCAGAAGGGTCAGGTGCGCTCCGGCGTCGTCTCCTCGATCGTCAACTTCGGTGCCTTCGTGGACCTGGGTGGCGTCGACGGTCTGGTTCACGTCTCCGAGCTGTCCTGGAAGCACATCGACCACCCCTCCGAGGTTGTCGAGGTCGGCCAGGAAGTCACCGTCGAGGTCCTCGACGTCGACATGGACCGCGAGCGTGTCTCCCTGTCGCTGAAGGCGACCCAGGAAGACCCGTGGCAGCAGTTCGCCCGCACCCACCAGATCGGCCAGGTCGTGCCCGGCAAGGTCACGAAGCTGGTTCCGTTCGGTGCGTTCGTCCGCGTGGACGAGGGCATCGAGGGTCTGGTCCACATCTCCGAGCTGGCCGAGCGCCACGTGGAGATCCCGGAGCAGGTCGTCCAGGTCAACGACGAGATCTTCGTCAAGGTCATCGACATCGACCTGGAGCGTCGCCGGATCTCGCTGTCCCTCAAGCAGGCCAACGAGTCCTTCGGTGCCGACCCGGCGTCGGTCGAGTTCGACCCGACCCTGTACGGCATGGCCGCGTCCTACGACGACCAGGGCAACTACATCTACCCCGAGGGCTTCGACCCCGAGACCAACGACTGGCTCGAGGGGTACGAGAAGCAGCGCGAGGAGTGGGAGCGCCAGTACGCCGAGGCGCAGACCCGCTTCGAGCAGCACCAGCAGCAGGTCATCAAGAGCCGCGAGGCCGACGCTGCCGCTGCCGCCGAGGGTGGCGACGCCGCGGGTGCGGCTCCGGCCGCGTCCGGTGGCTCGTACTCCTCCGAGGGCCCGGACAACTCCGGCGCGCTGGCCTCGGACGAGGCGCTTGCGGCTCTCCGCGAGAAGCTGGCCGGTGGTCAGAGCTGA
- a CDS encoding caspase family protein: protein MTRRTVVVSGTDSYDHELPPLPRAAPDMDTVAEVFRSLGYEDGDRLHNPTADGLRRGLADWARRADRSEDVVVLYYTGHGERDDKGHFLMCRDSESGQLRSSAVESERIVEILAENGLTRILLILDTCYAGQGAVDALRALAGSLAAPAVDASRMTDFSYIAAAGPQDLATDGAFAGALREAVSDPLLGGPHQRHLHLSDIVQHINGTLRTRGEFQKAVHGTLIADGETPFFPNPRYTPGTPAGLDLAEQRVWLLSGEARRRQEERVSHFDPRGRGSDVTTGTASYFTGRAAVLGELTAWLDDDSPDLGRSVLVTGGAGVGKSSLLGRLLLLSDPRARAALDDLDPSVPTPASGIDTAIHARHKLLDDIVAGVADAAGVPGAGRHELLTALGERTERLVVMVDALDEAGTAGADEEPQAIARSFLRELGEVPCVRLLVGARPHVADALGPSFTRIDLADPRWLGPGDIERYARKLLLAPDGEGSSGPYTEKTAAPVAVAVSARAGDNYLCARLIARPLARRPRPLDTGSEGWESQLPSLTQQIARPGVEAAFSWALRERMPRQEERARALLTPLAFAEGQGVPATGVWQAMASAVLGSPVGPEDIRQALSAGGELIELIVEDTDAAGRSVYRLYHESFADALREQAAAGTGERIAGALLELVPVEKGMRDWSLADPYLKGHAATHAAAAGLLDELVLEPQFLLTAEPVALRRALSVVTRPESVAARAAYLRCAPILASERLNEGDRAAQLHMRALEENAETLVAAIRSRFPHRPWEVLWAHAASAPYRALGDSDTVVTDLSVVKWEGRQVIATVEEGRIHLSDPETGEGLTELSPPTDGEVLAVSSCGETEEPWLLVVSRHPGTLAVSVADVVTGLSLGPDLWTRAAGPEAVAATEVDGACVVALGESHTVRLVDVRTGRELTRIDGLPEPRPGGSFHVALGRQDGHVVLAAATGTKVSDTSWWRRRNAQLATWRLDPRRGWSVVGEARCRGRGNEVQSLGVLRGEVHVMTSHGLRAFASYQERGFRHGGVVHEWLLPGVHRGLGFFTLDGESCCALDTGTSVTVKNWGIWSRAELPTGGKVKAWAVVQGPGAGPELVTAGNGPGLRVWDLLPDERKGKPAYRTRHGLGEHCVAAEFGGERVLATSNGPLTLYDPRTGERLDELDREPSWLGRSADAGLPLVLYDAVRGALSRRTARVLDTARAPAVPLGSRMAVVSNVTVVRLGERRMLAGTQTAMRDAVVLWDLTGKEIQKLPCGGVSTDMSLRTVDDGDVLWLGVGQWHRGTGSQSISVHRFAQEGADRSMTPPLLKRDGFVFDLGRWQGRASIACYSPGERSLSVESLADSWDAEQWELPSGTDILDLVLVGARDVLVAVTSDERLLFYAPGSAHPVANVHVGADIWSVAPVDEQIIGVGTANALFALQLPPA, encoded by the coding sequence ATGACCCGCCGTACGGTCGTCGTCAGCGGCACCGATTCCTACGACCACGAACTGCCCCCGCTGCCCCGCGCGGCACCGGACATGGACACAGTGGCCGAGGTGTTCCGCAGCCTCGGCTACGAGGACGGCGACCGCCTCCACAACCCCACCGCCGACGGCCTCAGACGCGGCCTCGCCGACTGGGCCCGCCGCGCCGACCGCAGCGAGGACGTCGTCGTCCTCTACTACACCGGCCACGGCGAACGCGACGACAAGGGCCACTTCCTGATGTGCCGCGACAGCGAGTCCGGCCAACTGCGCAGCTCCGCCGTCGAGTCCGAACGGATCGTGGAGATCCTCGCCGAGAACGGCCTGACCCGGATCCTGCTCATCCTCGATACGTGTTACGCCGGTCAGGGCGCCGTGGACGCGCTGCGCGCCCTTGCCGGGAGCCTGGCCGCCCCGGCGGTGGACGCGAGCAGGATGACGGACTTCTCGTACATCGCGGCGGCCGGACCCCAGGACCTGGCGACGGACGGGGCGTTCGCCGGAGCCCTGCGCGAGGCGGTCTCGGACCCCCTCCTCGGCGGCCCGCACCAACGCCACCTCCACCTGAGCGACATCGTCCAGCACATCAACGGCACCCTGCGTACCCGCGGCGAGTTCCAGAAGGCCGTCCACGGCACCCTGATCGCCGACGGCGAGACCCCCTTCTTCCCCAACCCCCGCTACACCCCCGGCACTCCGGCCGGCCTCGACCTCGCGGAACAGCGCGTGTGGCTGCTGAGCGGCGAGGCGCGCCGGCGCCAGGAGGAGCGGGTCAGTCACTTCGACCCACGGGGGCGGGGCAGCGACGTCACGACGGGGACGGCGTCGTACTTCACCGGGCGTGCGGCGGTGCTGGGCGAGCTGACGGCGTGGCTGGACGACGACTCGCCGGACCTCGGGCGGAGCGTGCTGGTCACGGGTGGCGCGGGGGTCGGCAAGTCCTCCTTGCTGGGGCGGCTGTTGCTGCTGTCGGACCCTCGGGCACGGGCGGCGCTGGACGACTTGGACCCCTCGGTCCCCACGCCCGCCTCGGGCATCGACACCGCGATCCACGCCCGGCACAAGCTGCTGGACGACATCGTGGCAGGGGTGGCCGACGCGGCGGGCGTGCCGGGTGCCGGACGGCACGAACTGCTGACGGCGCTGGGCGAGCGCACGGAACGGCTGGTCGTCATGGTGGACGCGCTGGACGAGGCGGGCACGGCAGGGGCGGACGAGGAACCGCAGGCCATCGCCCGGTCGTTCCTGCGTGAACTGGGGGAAGTGCCGTGTGTACGGCTGCTGGTGGGCGCCCGCCCGCACGTGGCGGATGCCCTGGGCCCCTCCTTCACCCGCATCGACCTGGCGGACCCCCGGTGGCTGGGCCCCGGCGACATCGAGCGGTACGCGCGCAAGCTGCTGCTGGCACCGGACGGGGAGGGGTCGAGCGGACCGTACACGGAGAAGACGGCGGCACCGGTGGCGGTGGCGGTGTCCGCGCGGGCCGGGGACAACTACCTGTGCGCCCGCCTGATCGCCCGCCCCCTGGCGCGCAGGCCGCGGCCGCTGGACACGGGATCGGAGGGCTGGGAGAGCCAACTCCCTTCGCTCACCCAGCAGATCGCCCGCCCAGGCGTCGAGGCCGCCTTCAGCTGGGCCCTGCGCGAACGCATGCCCCGCCAGGAGGAACGGGCCCGCGCCCTGCTCACGCCGCTGGCCTTCGCCGAGGGGCAGGGGGTGCCCGCGACGGGGGTGTGGCAGGCGATGGCCTCGGCGGTACTGGGCAGCCCGGTCGGACCCGAGGACATCCGACAGGCGCTGTCGGCGGGCGGCGAGCTGATCGAGCTGATCGTGGAGGACACGGATGCGGCGGGGCGGTCGGTGTACCGGCTGTACCACGAGTCTTTCGCGGACGCGCTGCGGGAACAGGCGGCGGCGGGGACGGGGGAGCGGATCGCGGGGGCGCTGCTGGAGTTGGTGCCGGTGGAGAAGGGCATGCGTGACTGGAGCCTCGCGGACCCCTATCTGAAGGGCCACGCGGCCACGCACGCGGCGGCAGCGGGACTGCTGGACGAACTGGTCCTGGAGCCGCAGTTCTTGCTGACGGCGGAGCCGGTCGCGCTGCGGCGGGCCCTGTCCGTGGTCACCCGCCCGGAGTCCGTCGCCGCACGGGCCGCGTACCTGCGCTGCGCGCCGATCCTCGCGTCCGAGCGGCTGAACGAAGGGGACCGCGCGGCCCAACTCCACATGCGGGCGCTCGAGGAGAACGCGGAGACACTGGTCGCGGCGATCCGGTCCCGTTTCCCCCACCGCCCGTGGGAGGTGCTGTGGGCGCATGCGGCGTCGGCTCCTTACCGGGCGCTGGGGGACTCGGACACGGTTGTGACGGACCTCAGCGTGGTGAAGTGGGAGGGGCGGCAGGTCATCGCGACCGTTGAGGAGGGCCGAATACACCTGTCGGACCCCGAGACGGGGGAGGGGCTGACCGAGCTTTCGCCGCCGACGGACGGGGAGGTGCTCGCCGTGTCCTCATGCGGTGAGACCGAGGAACCGTGGTTGTTGGTAGTGTCCCGGCACCCCGGGACACTCGCTGTATCGGTGGCCGACGTGGTGACCGGGCTGTCGCTCGGACCGGACCTGTGGACACGCGCGGCCGGACCCGAGGCCGTGGCCGCGACCGAGGTGGACGGCGCCTGCGTCGTCGCCCTCGGGGAGTCGCACACGGTACGGCTGGTGGACGTCCGTACAGGGCGGGAGCTCACCCGGATCGACGGCCTCCCGGAACCGAGGCCCGGTGGCTCCTTCCATGTGGCGCTCGGCAGACAGGACGGGCACGTGGTCCTGGCCGCCGCCACAGGGACGAAGGTGTCGGACACCTCGTGGTGGCGACGGCGCAACGCGCAGCTCGCCACCTGGCGGCTCGACCCCCGGCGGGGCTGGTCCGTCGTGGGCGAAGCCCGGTGCAGAGGGCGGGGCAACGAAGTGCAGAGCCTCGGCGTGCTGCGTGGTGAGGTCCATGTCATGACGTCCCACGGGTTGCGGGCGTTCGCCTCCTACCAGGAGCGAGGATTCCGCCACGGCGGCGTGGTCCACGAGTGGCTCCTTCCAGGGGTTCACAGAGGGCTGGGTTTCTTCACCCTGGATGGGGAATCGTGCTGCGCGCTGGACACCGGAACGTCCGTCACAGTGAAGAACTGGGGCATCTGGTCCCGAGCCGAGCTCCCGACGGGCGGAAAGGTCAAGGCGTGGGCGGTGGTTCAGGGCCCAGGCGCGGGTCCGGAACTGGTGACCGCGGGCAACGGCCCGGGCCTACGGGTGTGGGACCTGCTGCCGGACGAGCGGAAGGGGAAGCCTGCGTATCGAACACGTCACGGACTGGGCGAGCACTGCGTCGCCGCCGAGTTCGGCGGAGAGCGCGTGCTGGCGACCAGCAACGGACCCCTCACCCTCTACGACCCGCGCACCGGCGAGCGGCTGGACGAGCTGGACCGTGAGCCGAGCTGGCTCGGGCGGTCCGCTGACGCCGGGCTGCCGCTCGTGCTCTACGACGCGGTGCGGGGCGCGCTCTCCCGACGTACCGCAAGGGTTCTGGACACCGCCCGGGCGCCCGCCGTCCCGCTCGGCTCGAGGATGGCGGTCGTGTCCAATGTGACCGTCGTCCGCCTGGGCGAGCGGCGGATGCTGGCCGGGACGCAAACCGCCATGCGGGACGCGGTGGTGCTCTGGGACCTGACCGGCAAAGAGATCCAGAAACTGCCTTGCGGCGGGGTCTCCACCGACATGAGCCTGCGCACGGTGGATGACGGTGACGTCCTCTGGCTCGGCGTCGGCCAATGGCACCGAGGCACCGGGTCGCAGAGCATCTCGGTCCACCGGTTCGCCCAGGAAGGGGCGGACCGGTCGATGACACCACCGCTGCTGAAGCGCGACGGTTTCGTGTTCGACCTGGGTCGGTGGCAGGGGAGGGCGTCGATCGCGTGCTACAGCCCCGGTGAGCGGTCCCTGTCGGTCGAGAGCCTGGCCGACTCCTGGGACGCCGAGCAATGGGAGCTTCCGTCCGGCACGGACATCCTTGACCTCGTCCTCGTCGGCGCCCGAGACGTCCTCGTCGCCGTCACCTCCGACGAACGGCTCCTCTTCTACGCACCCGGCTCCGCACACCCCGTCGCGAACGTCCATGTGGGCGCCGACATCTGGTCCGTCGCCCCCGTCGACGAACAGATCATCGGCGTAGGCACCGCCAACGCATTGTTCGCCCTTCAGCTGCCCCCGGCCTGA
- a CDS encoding DUF3068 domain-containing protein codes for MSRKASLILLAFAVFFAALSPMLRWYAFPRLAKIPANQYQDMVLEAKDATLLDYGTMKARKVSKVTIVQTLKGNVEASEKIERTAGRDVVVWDGLSYVEGPDGEMVSQIPERYIFDAHTQEPVHATGEMVDGDPVRREGIEFKWPFLTEKRSYEYFDAQTRTSAPIHYKGTQDFRGVEVYYFEQTIPWTKVPYPKKLPVDGVSRESLADTGTTRWYTTVRKFWVEPLTGAPVYGEEIHKEELRGGTLLGDRDKVTAFAGHVKMREDYIDYTVDLVKSNRTLVLLMTSYLPWGFLTLGILLLSLALYLEARNRRPGDPAPTRATEPEPVNA; via the coding sequence ATGAGCCGCAAGGCCAGTCTGATCCTGCTCGCTTTCGCCGTGTTCTTCGCCGCGCTGTCCCCGATGCTGCGCTGGTACGCCTTCCCGCGCCTGGCCAAGATCCCCGCGAACCAGTACCAGGACATGGTCCTGGAGGCCAAGGACGCCACCCTCCTCGACTACGGCACGATGAAGGCGCGCAAGGTCTCCAAGGTCACCATCGTGCAGACCCTCAAGGGCAACGTGGAGGCCTCCGAGAAGATCGAGAGGACGGCCGGCCGGGACGTCGTGGTCTGGGACGGGCTGTCCTATGTCGAGGGCCCCGACGGCGAGATGGTCTCCCAGATCCCCGAGCGCTACATCTTCGACGCCCACACCCAGGAACCCGTGCACGCCACCGGCGAGATGGTCGACGGCGACCCCGTGCGCCGCGAGGGCATCGAGTTCAAGTGGCCGTTCCTGACGGAGAAGCGGTCCTACGAGTACTTCGACGCCCAGACCCGCACCTCGGCCCCGATCCACTACAAGGGCACCCAGGACTTCCGCGGCGTCGAGGTCTACTACTTCGAGCAGACCATCCCGTGGACGAAGGTGCCCTACCCCAAGAAGCTCCCCGTCGACGGCGTCTCCCGGGAGTCCCTCGCCGACACCGGCACCACCCGCTGGTACACCACCGTCCGCAAGTTCTGGGTCGAACCCCTCACCGGCGCCCCCGTCTACGGCGAGGAGATCCACAAGGAGGAACTGCGCGGCGGCACGCTCCTCGGCGACCGCGACAAGGTCACCGCGTTCGCCGGGCACGTGAAGATGCGCGAGGACTACATCGACTACACCGTCGACCTGGTCAAGTCCAACCGCACCCTGGTCCTGCTGATGACGTCGTACCTCCCCTGGGGCTTCCTGACCCTCGGCATCCTCCTGCTCTCCCTCGCGCTCTACCTGGAGGCCCGCAACCGCCGGCCCGGGGACCCGGCCCCCACCCGGGCCACGGAGCCGGAACCGGTCAACGCCTGA
- a CDS encoding class I SAM-dependent methyltransferase — protein sequence MIQEPVSTETAHGSEAEPEATRRAAGVAESSRANRGWWDRNADEYQIEHGTFLGDDRFVWGPEGLDEVEAELLGPPEELKGKAVLEIGAGAAQCARWLAAQGAHPVALDLSHRQLQHALRIGSSFPLICADAGALPFADASFDLACSAYGALPFVADPVLVLREVRRVLRPGGRFVFSVTHPIRWAFPDEPGPEGLSVSASYFDRTPYVEQDEEGRAVYVEHHRTIGDRVRDIVAADLRLVDLVEPEWPSWNSSEWGGWSPLRGSLVPGTAIFVCVRD from the coding sequence ATCATCCAAGAGCCCGTATCCACCGAGACCGCACATGGATCCGAAGCCGAGCCGGAGGCCACTCGGCGTGCCGCCGGGGTCGCGGAGAGTTCCCGGGCCAACCGCGGCTGGTGGGACCGCAACGCGGACGAGTACCAGATCGAGCACGGCACCTTCCTCGGCGACGACCGCTTCGTCTGGGGCCCCGAGGGCCTGGACGAGGTGGAGGCGGAGCTGCTCGGCCCGCCGGAGGAGCTGAAGGGCAAGGCCGTCCTGGAGATCGGCGCCGGCGCGGCCCAGTGCGCGCGCTGGCTGGCCGCGCAGGGCGCCCACCCGGTCGCCCTGGACCTCTCCCACCGCCAGCTCCAGCACGCCCTGCGCATCGGGTCCTCCTTCCCGCTGATCTGCGCGGACGCGGGCGCGCTCCCCTTCGCCGACGCCTCCTTCGACCTGGCGTGCTCGGCGTACGGCGCGCTGCCGTTCGTGGCGGACCCAGTACTGGTCCTGCGCGAGGTGCGGCGCGTACTGCGCCCCGGTGGCCGCTTCGTCTTCTCCGTCACCCACCCCATCCGCTGGGCCTTCCCGGACGAGCCGGGCCCCGAGGGCCTGTCGGTGTCCGCCTCGTACTTCGACCGCACGCCGTACGTCGAGCAGGACGAGGAGGGCCGGGCGGTCTACGTCGAGCACCACCGCACGATCGGCGACCGCGTCCGCGACATCGTGGCGGCCGATCTGCGCCTGGTGGACCTGGTCGAGCCAGAGTGGCCGTCCTGGAATTCCTCGGAGTGGGGCGGCTGGTCCCCGCTGCGCGGAAGCCTCGTCCCAGGGACGGCGATCTTCGTCTGCGTACGAGACTGA
- the hrpB gene encoding ATP-dependent helicase HrpB translates to MIRYDALDALPVRSALPGLTDALEGPGTAVLVAPPGTGKTTLVPLALAGLLDGASPARRVVVAEPRRIAARAAARRMAWLLGEKVGGSVGYTVRGERVVGRHARVEVVTTGVLVQRLQRDQELAGVDVVVLDECHERHLDADTAAAFLWDVRQALRPELRLVAASATTDAAGWARLLGDAPVVEAEGVSHPVEVEWSPPARPVRPPHGMRVDPALLTHVASVVRRALSERDGDVLCFLPGVGEIARVAGQLGELGGVEVLQVHGRAPAAVQDAVLSPGSGRRVVLATSVAESSLTVPGVRTVVDSGLAREPRVDHARGLSALTTVRASQAAGQQRAGRAGREAPGAVYRCWAEAEDARLPRFPSPEIKVADLTAFALQTACWGDPSAAGLALLDPPPAGAMAAARAVLSAIGAVDESGHATDRGARLARLGLHPRLGRALLDTAAGGAEVVALLSEEAPREYGDDLAAALRAARRGGDGYSGRWRAEVRRLKGVGGASDSVAGDDALAGTVAALAFPERVGRVEGGSVLMASGTRAELREGSPLRGAPWLAVAVADRPVGKGHARVQLAAVVDEETARSAAAPLYSEGEEVHWADGDVVARRVERLGAIELTVRPLRDAAPALVRDALLEGLRREGLGLLRWSPDAVVLRQRLAFLRMHVGDPWPDVSDDALHARVDEWLEPELGRARRRADLARIDAGAGLGRMLPWASGEAGRLDELAPERLTVPSGSRIRIDYANPEQPVLAVKLQEMFGLHESPSVAGVPVLVHLLSPAGRPAAVTADLASFWRDGYKGVRAELRGRYPKHPWPEDPASAEPTRHTAARARRQAGGS, encoded by the coding sequence GTGATCCGCTACGACGCTCTGGACGCCCTTCCCGTACGCAGTGCCCTTCCGGGGCTGACCGACGCTCTGGAGGGGCCCGGCACGGCGGTCCTCGTGGCGCCGCCGGGCACCGGCAAGACCACCCTGGTCCCGCTGGCGCTCGCGGGCCTGCTGGACGGCGCCTCGCCCGCGCGGAGGGTCGTCGTCGCGGAGCCGCGCCGGATCGCCGCCCGCGCCGCGGCCCGGCGGATGGCGTGGCTGCTGGGCGAGAAGGTCGGCGGGAGCGTCGGCTACACCGTGCGCGGAGAGCGGGTCGTCGGACGGCACGCGCGCGTGGAGGTCGTCACGACGGGTGTGCTGGTGCAGCGCCTCCAGCGCGACCAGGAGCTGGCCGGGGTGGACGTCGTCGTCCTCGACGAGTGCCACGAACGCCACCTGGACGCGGACACCGCCGCGGCCTTCCTCTGGGACGTGCGACAGGCCCTGCGGCCGGAGCTGCGTCTGGTGGCCGCGTCGGCGACGACGGACGCGGCGGGCTGGGCGCGGCTGCTGGGCGACGCTCCGGTGGTCGAGGCGGAGGGCGTCTCGCATCCGGTGGAGGTGGAGTGGTCGCCGCCCGCGCGTCCGGTACGGCCGCCGCACGGCATGCGGGTCGATCCGGCGCTGCTGACGCATGTGGCGTCGGTGGTGCGGCGGGCGCTGTCCGAGCGGGACGGGGACGTGCTGTGCTTCCTGCCCGGCGTCGGCGAGATCGCGCGGGTGGCGGGACAGCTGGGCGAGCTGGGCGGGGTGGAAGTGCTCCAGGTGCACGGGCGGGCCCCGGCGGCGGTGCAGGACGCGGTGCTGTCTCCCGGCTCGGGGCGCCGGGTGGTGCTGGCGACCTCCGTGGCCGAGTCGTCCCTGACGGTCCCCGGGGTCCGGACGGTCGTCGACTCCGGTCTGGCGCGGGAGCCGCGCGTCGACCACGCGCGCGGGCTGAGCGCGCTGACGACGGTACGGGCCTCGCAGGCGGCGGGGCAGCAGCGGGCGGGCCGGGCCGGGCGTGAGGCGCCGGGAGCGGTGTACCGCTGCTGGGCTGAGGCGGAGGACGCGCGGCTGCCGCGGTTCCCGTCCCCCGAGATCAAGGTGGCGGACCTGACGGCGTTCGCGTTGCAGACGGCGTGCTGGGGAGATCCTTCGGCCGCCGGTCTGGCCCTGTTGGACCCGCCTCCCGCGGGCGCGATGGCGGCTGCCCGCGCGGTGCTGTCGGCGATCGGGGCGGTGGACGAGTCGGGGCATGCGACCGACCGGGGAGCGCGACTGGCCAGGCTCGGCCTGCACCCCCGCCTAGGGCGGGCGTTGCTGGACACGGCCGCCGGGGGCGCGGAGGTGGTGGCCCTGCTGTCCGAGGAGGCGCCTCGGGAGTACGGCGACGACCTGGCGGCGGCGCTGCGGGCGGCTCGGCGTGGGGGTGACGGCTACTCGGGGCGGTGGCGGGCGGAGGTGCGACGGCTGAAAGGTGTCGGCGGGGCTTCGGACTCCGTCGCGGGGGATGACGCGCTGGCCGGAACCGTGGCGGCGCTGGCGTTTCCCGAGCGCGTCGGCCGGGTCGAGGGCGGGTCGGTGCTGATGGCCTCCGGGACCCGGGCCGAGCTGCGTGAGGGCTCGCCGCTGCGCGGGGCGCCCTGGCTGGCGGTCGCCGTGGCGGACCGTCCGGTGGGCAAGGGGCACGCGCGTGTGCAGCTCGCTGCGGTGGTGGACGAGGAGACGGCCCGGTCGGCTGCCGCTCCCCTTTACTCCGAGGGCGAGGAGGTCCACTGGGCGGACGGGGACGTGGTCGCGCGCCGGGTGGAGCGGCTGGGGGCGATCGAGCTGACGGTGCGTCCGCTGCGGGACGCCGCCCCCGCTCTCGTACGCGACGCGCTGCTTGAAGGGCTACGGCGGGAGGGGCTCGGTCTGTTGCGGTGGTCGCCGGACGCGGTCGTACTGCGGCAGCGGCTGGCGTTTCTGCGGATGCATGTGGGCGACCCATGGCCGGATGTGTCCGACGACGCGCTGCACGCGCGGGTGGACGAGTGGCTGGAGCCGGAGCTGGGACGGGCGCGGCGGCGGGCGGATCTGGCGCGGATCGATGCGGGGGCGGGGCTCGGGCGGATGCTGCCGTGGGCCTCGGGGGAGGCGGGGCGCCTGGACGAGCTGGCGCCCGAGCGGCTCACTGTGCCGAGTGGGTCCAGAATCCGGATCGACTACGCCAACCCTGAGCAGCCCGTCCTCGCGGTGAAGTTGCAGGAGATGTTCGGGCTGCACGAGTCGCCGTCGGTGGCCGGGGTGCCGGTTCTGGTGCACCTGCTGTCCCCCGCGGGGCGCCCTGCCGCGGTCACGGCCGACCTCGCGTCCTTCTGGAGGGACGGGTACAAGGGTGTGCGGGCGGAGCTGCGGGGGCGGTATCCGAAGCATCCGTGGCCGGAGGATCCGGCGAGTGCCGAGCCAACTCGGCATACGGCGGCTCGGGCTCGGCGTCAGGCCGGGGGCAGCTGA